One stretch of Halobaculum marinum DNA includes these proteins:
- the dcd gene encoding dCTP deaminase has product MILSDTDILARLETGDLVIDPLDDVDTQVQPASVDLRLGSEFLEFRRTNIPCIHPNDAREVGEYVEETHVDEGDDFILHPGDFVLGTTKETVAIPDDLVAHVEGRSSLGRLAIVVHATAGLCDPGYEGQITLELSNLGNAPVALSPGMRVSQLTFTELTSPADRPYGAERGSKYQGQRGPQASRIGDDPEFAPGAGTPGEDDGDTGDGSER; this is encoded by the coding sequence ATGATACTCTCGGACACGGACATCCTCGCCCGACTGGAGACGGGCGACCTCGTCATCGACCCGCTCGACGACGTCGACACGCAGGTCCAGCCGGCGAGCGTCGACCTCCGTCTCGGCTCCGAGTTCCTGGAGTTCCGCCGCACGAACATCCCCTGCATCCACCCGAACGACGCCCGCGAGGTGGGCGAGTACGTCGAGGAGACGCACGTCGACGAGGGCGACGACTTCATCCTCCACCCGGGCGACTTCGTCCTCGGCACGACCAAGGAGACGGTCGCCATCCCCGACGACCTCGTCGCCCACGTCGAGGGACGCTCCTCGCTGGGGCGACTCGCCATCGTCGTCCACGCGACGGCTGGGCTCTGTGACCCCGGGTACGAGGGCCAGATCACCCTCGAACTGTCCAACCTCGGCAACGCCCCCGTCGCGCTCTCGCCCGGGATGCGCGTCTCCCAACTCACCTTCACCGAGCTCACCTCGCCCGCCGACCGGCCGTACGGCGCCGAACGCGGCTCGAAGTACCAGGGCCAGCGCGGGCCGCAGGCGTCCCGCATCGGCGACGACCCCGAGTTCGCTCCGGGAGCGGGCACCCCCGGCGAGGACGACGGCGACACCGGCGACGGGTCCGAGCGATGA
- a CDS encoding Yip1 family protein, translating into MAGPRTPLLRPHRYFENHDGSPPVAHALAAVAVVAVVTAGAVAVFLGEFAAALDVPVTVDNPAYPGEPFCEDSAFETTPAGCGEPPTVEREVGALVAEEYGWLPGAAFLIVPLFWLLQGAALHAGSAVVGGEGAFGDTLVVAGWGLVPSLARVVGVGALLVYRMRTTTLPGTPDGAADALATAFAGLDAAGLFAAAVVAVWAGAVRLYGLAEARDLSTGEAGAVVGVLTLLGLLAELF; encoded by the coding sequence ATGGCCGGTCCCCGGACGCCCCTCCTCCGCCCGCACCGCTACTTCGAGAACCACGACGGCTCACCGCCAGTCGCCCACGCCCTAGCAGCGGTCGCCGTCGTCGCGGTCGTCACCGCCGGCGCGGTCGCCGTCTTCCTCGGCGAGTTCGCCGCCGCGCTCGACGTGCCCGTCACCGTCGACAACCCCGCCTACCCCGGCGAGCCCTTCTGCGAGGACTCGGCGTTCGAGACGACGCCCGCCGGCTGTGGCGAACCCCCGACCGTGGAGCGCGAGGTGGGCGCGCTCGTCGCCGAGGAGTACGGGTGGCTCCCGGGCGCCGCGTTCCTGATCGTCCCCCTGTTCTGGCTCCTGCAGGGAGCGGCCCTCCACGCCGGGAGCGCGGTCGTGGGCGGCGAGGGCGCGTTCGGCGACACGCTCGTCGTCGCCGGCTGGGGACTGGTGCCGAGCCTCGCACGGGTCGTCGGCGTCGGTGCGCTCCTCGTGTACCGGATGCGGACGACGACACTCCCCGGTACTCCCGACGGTGCGGCAGACGCGTTGGCGACCGCGTTCGCCGGGCTCGACGCCGCGGGACTGTTCGCGGCTGCCGTCGTCGCGGTCTGGGCGGGCGCCGTCCGACTGTACGGGCTGGCAGAGGCGCGCGACCTCTCGACCGGCGAAGCCGGCGCGGTCGTCGGCGTGCTCACGCTGTTGGGGCTGCTCGCCGAACTGTTCTGA